In one Rhodopirellula halodulae genomic region, the following are encoded:
- a CDS encoding protein kinase family protein, translated as MNSPFSQRILGIWRVGTHIAHGEGTELYLAQPAETTDSPRWDYVLKTVQTPTSGVPSAGPTRRISQIIASAGIKHPNLIAILDESDSGTAPYVVMPRLDAVNLTERIDGIAQFALPVALWWTRQLAQAAEALHQNGWIHGDIQPANVLVDSQGHATLIDMGNAARIHSPLQPLFRGTPAYAAPELAGGNTAAIPAMDVFSLGRVLWETLALTQPTASSLMEPVAELIEGMVAAEPSERPSSSEVVQRLLQLEIETLGCHIVPERTSTRRAA; from the coding sequence ATGAACAGCCCGTTTTCCCAACGAATTTTGGGAATTTGGCGAGTCGGCACCCACATCGCCCACGGGGAAGGCACCGAACTCTATCTGGCTCAGCCCGCTGAAACCACTGACAGCCCACGTTGGGACTACGTTCTGAAAACCGTTCAGACACCCACATCGGGCGTTCCGTCGGCAGGCCCCACCCGCCGTATCTCGCAAATCATCGCCTCCGCGGGAATCAAACACCCCAATTTGATCGCAATTCTGGACGAATCCGACAGCGGAACCGCTCCCTACGTCGTGATGCCGCGATTGGACGCGGTCAACCTCACCGAGCGAATCGACGGCATCGCCCAGTTTGCTTTGCCTGTCGCCCTGTGGTGGACTCGGCAATTGGCACAAGCTGCCGAAGCACTGCACCAAAATGGATGGATCCACGGTGACATTCAGCCCGCCAACGTGCTGGTCGATTCACAAGGGCACGCGACGCTGATCGATATGGGCAACGCCGCTCGGATCCACTCACCACTTCAGCCCTTGTTCCGCGGAACCCCCGCCTACGCCGCTCCGGAATTGGCCGGTGGCAACACGGCCGCCATTCCTGCGATGGATGTGTTTTCACTCGGCCGCGTGCTCTGGGAAACACTGGCACTCACCCAACCCACCGCTTCCAGCCTGATGGAGCCGGTCGCGGAGCTGATCGAAGGCATGGTCGCCGCCGAGCCTTCGGAGCGTCCCAGTTCCTCAGAGGTCGTCCAACGACTGCTGCAGTTGGAGATTGAAACCCTGGGTTGTCACATCGTTCCCGAACGCACCTCAACCCGTCGCGCAGCTTGA
- a CDS encoding cytochrome C oxidase subunit IV family protein: MSAHGHSTDDAHSHDGHAEGDFAHPMPMGMLFSVFFALVFLTVVTVAQSNYNLGSFDIAVVMFIATIKALLVGLFFMHLAFDKPFNLIVFLSSFVFVGLFVVITLSDAKMTAPSFENITDEPPVASAEL, encoded by the coding sequence ATGTCTGCTCACGGACATTCCACCGATGACGCTCACTCGCACGATGGGCACGCGGAGGGCGATTTCGCTCACCCAATGCCAATGGGGATGCTGTTCAGCGTCTTCTTCGCGTTGGTCTTTCTGACCGTCGTGACCGTGGCTCAATCGAACTACAACTTGGGCAGCTTTGATATTGCCGTGGTGATGTTCATCGCCACGATCAAGGCGTTGCTGGTTGGGTTGTTCTTCATGCACTTGGCCTTTGACAAGCCATTCAACCTGATCGTTTTCCTTTCATCATTCGTCTTTGTTGGGTTGTTCGTGGTCATCACACTGAGTGATGCGAAGATGACAGCACCTTCGTTCGAAAACATCACGGACGAGCCACCAGTGGCATCCGCCGAGTTGTGA
- a CDS encoding permease, translating into MWAFTSGDLNAFFGLMLDNVAGLLLMTALLAGFGLPAAFTVTHMVPGTALGVMLGDIAFFFIALRMAKRENRSDVTAMPLGLDTPSTFGMILLVLGPAFLAATASGMSELEAARHTWHIGIWCTVLSGVLKLVLAPFGQIVRDAIPRAGLLGSLAAIALVLISFFPLTHILGSPLPGLLALVIVLGTLIGHLPLPGRTPGTLGALIVAGSLYYFLCLLGVAGYELPDRMETVWFPTQWMESWQGTWWGALPDALPFLPFVLPFALATVVGGIDCTESAASAGDEYDARTVLGVEAAATFLAGLSGGVIQTTPYIGHPAYKAMGGRATYTLATALLVGSAGIVGYFAILNAWIPAPAVYPILVFVGLEITSQTFLATPRKHYAAVVIACLPALAYLAMSLPDRVFGDSLMLDNGYTMESLGGDALKHDLQTLRMISNGFIITGLLWSWALASMIDRKLLLAGGLMIGGAVLTFFGVMHSPIEGNRMFVPFAIGDESALGLPEQYVGSVMEFVEGYLVTGLFLIGWSFFVPNSEPRGEVADQH; encoded by the coding sequence ATGTGGGCATTCACCTCGGGCGATTTGAATGCCTTCTTTGGGTTGATGCTGGACAACGTTGCCGGGCTGTTGTTGATGACCGCTTTGCTGGCCGGGTTCGGACTGCCGGCGGCGTTCACGGTGACTCACATGGTTCCCGGAACAGCGTTGGGGGTGATGCTGGGAGACATCGCGTTCTTCTTCATCGCGTTGCGGATGGCCAAAAGGGAAAATCGCAGTGACGTTACCGCGATGCCTTTGGGTTTGGACACGCCATCGACGTTCGGCATGATTTTGTTGGTGTTGGGGCCTGCTTTCTTAGCGGCGACGGCGAGTGGAATGTCCGAGTTGGAAGCCGCGCGTCATACCTGGCACATTGGAATTTGGTGCACGGTTTTGAGCGGTGTGTTGAAGCTGGTCCTGGCACCGTTTGGACAAATCGTTCGCGATGCAATTCCGCGGGCTGGTTTGCTTGGATCACTGGCGGCGATCGCATTGGTGTTGATCAGTTTCTTTCCGCTGACGCACATCCTCGGATCACCATTGCCGGGATTGTTGGCACTGGTGATCGTGTTGGGCACCTTGATCGGTCACCTGCCGCTTCCCGGACGGACTCCTGGAACTCTCGGGGCACTGATCGTTGCCGGAAGCCTGTACTACTTTCTTTGCTTGTTAGGTGTTGCGGGTTATGAGCTTCCCGATCGGATGGAAACGGTTTGGTTTCCGACCCAGTGGATGGAATCGTGGCAGGGAACGTGGTGGGGAGCGTTGCCGGACGCATTGCCGTTTCTGCCGTTTGTTTTGCCGTTCGCGTTGGCGACGGTCGTGGGAGGCATCGACTGCACCGAATCCGCCGCGTCGGCCGGCGATGAGTATGACGCGAGAACGGTGTTGGGAGTCGAGGCGGCCGCGACATTTTTAGCGGGGCTGTCGGGCGGTGTGATCCAGACGACGCCGTACATTGGACATCCGGCCTATAAAGCGATGGGCGGACGGGCGACTTACACCTTGGCCACGGCATTGCTGGTGGGCAGCGCCGGGATTGTTGGTTACTTTGCGATTCTAAACGCCTGGATTCCTGCTCCTGCGGTTTATCCCATCCTCGTTTTCGTGGGATTAGAAATCACGTCGCAAACGTTCTTGGCGACACCGCGAAAGCACTATGCGGCGGTGGTGATCGCATGTTTGCCGGCCTTGGCTTATCTGGCGATGAGTTTGCCTGACCGCGTGTTTGGCGATTCGTTGATGTTGGACAACGGATACACGATGGAATCGTTGGGGGGCGATGCACTGAAGCACGACCTGCAGACGCTGCGGATGATTAGCAACGGTTTCATTATCACTGGTTTGCTTTGGTCATGGGCGTTGGCGTCCATGATTGATCGCAAGCTGTTGCTGGCGGGCGGGCTGATGATTGGCGGAGCGGTGTTGACGTTCTTTGGCGTCATGCATTCGCCGATTGAAGGGAACCGAATGTTCGTCCCCTTCGCCATTGGCGATGAAAGTGCTCTTGGGTTGCCAGAACAGTATGTTGGCAGCGTGATGGAGTTTGTCGAGGGGTATCTCGTCACCGGACTGTTCTTGATCGGCTGGTCGTTCTTTGTGCCGAATTCAGAACCACGCGGCGAAGTCGCTGACCAACATTGA
- the kdsB gene encoding 3-deoxy-manno-octulosonate cytidylyltransferase, which produces MKCMIVIPARLASSRLSQKLLLQAGGKSILQHTYDAASRSSVADEVLVAVDDPRLAAEVDSFGGQARLTSVDCQSGTDRIAEIALLHEDVDIFINVQGDEPEIDPDTIDAVAKMLLEHPDADIATAACPIRDRERVDDPNCVKVVRGKEHRAVTFSRAAVPHPRDGLTTSLLSADPPNYWQHIGLYAYRREFLLWFATQPPGTLEQIEKLEQLRAIEAGKTIVVASVANSAPGIDTLEDYRAFTSRIEST; this is translated from the coding sequence ATGAAATGCATGATCGTGATCCCAGCACGCTTGGCCTCGTCGCGATTGAGTCAAAAATTGCTGCTGCAGGCGGGTGGGAAATCAATCCTTCAACACACCTACGATGCAGCTTCGCGATCCAGCGTCGCCGATGAGGTCCTGGTTGCGGTCGATGATCCAAGACTGGCGGCGGAGGTCGACTCATTCGGCGGTCAAGCGAGACTGACAAGCGTCGACTGCCAAAGCGGTACCGACCGGATCGCTGAGATTGCTTTGCTGCACGAAGACGTTGACATCTTCATCAACGTCCAAGGTGACGAACCGGAAATCGATCCAGACACCATTGATGCGGTTGCCAAAATGCTGCTGGAACATCCCGATGCCGACATCGCCACGGCCGCTTGCCCCATTCGCGACCGAGAACGTGTCGACGATCCCAACTGCGTGAAGGTCGTGCGTGGCAAGGAACACCGGGCGGTCACATTCAGCCGTGCCGCGGTTCCACATCCTCGCGATGGTCTCACCACGTCTTTGCTCAGTGCTGATCCGCCCAATTACTGGCAACACATCGGTTTGTACGCCTATCGGCGCGAATTTTTGCTTTGGTTTGCCACCCAACCACCGGGAACGCTGGAGCAGATCGAAAAGCTGGAACAGTTGCGAGCGATCGAGGCCGGCAAAACGATCGTCGTTGCATCCGTCGCTAATTCGGCGCCCGGGATCGATACGTTGGAAGACTACCGAGCATTCACATCGCGAATCGAGTCGACCTGA
- a CDS encoding cytochrome c oxidase subunit 3: MATIDSVSSETDAHAHDSHGHDHPSWLAHHFDTPEQQFDSGKLGIWLFLVTEVLFFSGMFCAYAIFRMLRPEVFVGCSEFLNTKLGAINTGVLLFSSLTMAWAVRCSQTEEHKKLVALIATTLSCAMVFLGVKSIEYSHKWGMGLLPPGSYFYNAANEHPTQEQLVELHGFSDSMAYFLTHSLYFLCAPFALIAAGVLVWLIIAKVTGKDFQYACAKPLLVVALSFFGGVGLGTILESGGEHHGEGHVAMAGDHGHGEEHAEGDHDDHAHEGGDHSHEGEVADAEGTVGVVESPLGEDYAAVELLAENETNTGLKDLVAAEKAQQSLAKGQVVADPAASDLGISTLDGEVNTPKQAGVFFGIYYCMTGVHAIHILAGIGVLVWLLIRAIRQDFNRQYFGPVDYVGLYWHLVDLIWIYLFPLLYLIR; the protein is encoded by the coding sequence ATGGCAACGATCGACTCCGTATCTTCTGAAACCGATGCTCACGCGCATGATTCGCACGGGCACGATCACCCATCTTGGCTGGCGCACCACTTCGACACGCCGGAGCAACAATTCGACAGCGGCAAGCTGGGCATTTGGTTGTTCCTGGTCACGGAAGTCTTGTTCTTCAGCGGCATGTTCTGTGCCTACGCGATCTTTCGGATGCTTCGACCCGAGGTCTTCGTCGGTTGCAGTGAGTTCCTGAATACCAAACTCGGCGCGATCAACACCGGCGTCCTGCTCTTCAGTTCGCTGACCATGGCTTGGGCGGTTCGTTGCTCCCAAACGGAAGAGCACAAGAAGTTGGTTGCTTTGATCGCAACCACGCTTTCCTGTGCGATGGTTTTCTTGGGTGTGAAATCGATCGAATATTCGCACAAATGGGGCATGGGCCTGTTGCCGCCGGGTTCGTACTTCTACAACGCCGCGAATGAGCATCCGACGCAGGAACAATTGGTCGAACTGCATGGCTTTTCCGACTCGATGGCGTACTTCCTGACGCACAGTTTGTATTTCCTTTGTGCACCGTTCGCATTGATTGCTGCGGGTGTCTTGGTGTGGCTGATCATCGCGAAGGTAACCGGTAAAGATTTCCAATACGCCTGTGCGAAACCTTTGTTGGTGGTGGCACTGAGCTTCTTCGGAGGCGTGGGGTTGGGAACCATCCTGGAATCCGGTGGTGAACACCACGGAGAAGGCCACGTTGCGATGGCCGGCGATCATGGACATGGCGAGGAACACGCCGAAGGCGACCATGACGATCACGCCCACGAAGGTGGTGATCATTCGCACGAAGGCGAAGTGGCTGATGCTGAAGGAACTGTTGGTGTGGTCGAGTCGCCCTTGGGCGAAGACTATGCAGCGGTGGAGTTGCTGGCCGAGAACGAAACCAACACTGGATTGAAAGATCTGGTTGCGGCAGAGAAGGCTCAACAATCACTCGCGAAAGGACAAGTCGTTGCTGATCCTGCGGCAAGCGATTTGGGAATCTCCACTTTGGATGGTGAAGTGAACACGCCAAAGCAGGCGGGCGTTTTCTTCGGCATCTACTACTGCATGACCGGGGTCCACGCGATTCACATCTTGGCGGGGATTGGTGTTTTGGTTTGGCTACTGATCCGAGCGATCCGCCAGGACTTCAATCGTCAGTACTTCGGTCCGGTTGACTACGTCGGTTTGTACTGGCACTTGGTCGACTTGATCTGGATCTATCTGTTCCCGTTGCTGTACTTGATTCGCTGA
- a CDS encoding cytochrome c oxidase subunit I gives MSNATLPAGARDPGYPTERENYLTNSSGILSWLFTLDHKRIGLMYLVGVMSAFAIGGLLALAIRLHLLDPEGWMFSGAEANNIYNQVFTLHGAIMVFLFIIPSIPAALGNFLVPVMLGAKDVGFPRLNLSSFYLWLFGAFFFVTALFSSGLDTGWTFYTPYSTTTDTSVILATLGAFILGFSSIFTGLNFIVTINTMRPPGMTWFKMPLFLWATYATSIIQVLATPVLGITLLLLIAERTMHIGIFDPEFNGDPVTYQHFFWFYSHPAVYIMILPAFGIISELISVHSHKHIFGYRFIAYSSIAIALLGFLVWGHHMFTAGMSSLTTIVFSALTFTVSVPSAIKVFNWLATMYKGSISLTTPMCYAISFVFLFTIGGLTGLFLGTLATDLHLHDTYFVVAHFHYVMVGGTLIAFLGGVFHWWPKMVGKLYNETHGRIAALLVFLGFNGTFLPQFVLGSRGMPRRYATYDPEFATLHQLSTFGALLLGVGLLYAFIVLMVSLVKGRRAPANPWGGVTLEWQCTSPPPYYNFERPPVVGDPYDFHNLEWDAENERYVTTEPERKLAPESTPEEVPAHAGGQK, from the coding sequence ATGTCCAACGCAACACTTCCAGCGGGCGCTCGCGACCCCGGTTACCCCACCGAACGCGAGAACTACCTGACCAATTCCTCGGGCATCCTTAGTTGGCTGTTCACGCTGGATCACAAACGCATCGGGTTGATGTACCTGGTCGGTGTGATGAGTGCCTTCGCCATTGGCGGTCTGTTGGCGCTCGCGATTCGGCTGCACTTGCTCGATCCCGAAGGATGGATGTTCTCGGGTGCGGAAGCGAACAATATTTACAACCAAGTGTTCACCCTTCACGGGGCGATCATGGTGTTCTTGTTCATCATTCCGAGTATCCCGGCGGCGCTAGGGAACTTCCTGGTTCCAGTGATGCTCGGTGCGAAAGACGTTGGCTTTCCCCGACTGAACCTCAGCAGTTTCTACTTGTGGTTGTTCGGAGCATTCTTCTTCGTCACCGCACTGTTCAGCAGCGGTTTGGACACGGGGTGGACGTTCTACACGCCGTACAGCACAACCACCGACACATCGGTGATTTTGGCGACATTGGGTGCGTTCATCCTGGGATTCAGCTCGATCTTCACCGGGTTGAACTTCATCGTGACGATCAACACGATGCGTCCGCCAGGAATGACTTGGTTCAAGATGCCGTTGTTTTTGTGGGCGACTTACGCAACCAGCATCATTCAGGTCCTGGCAACGCCCGTTCTCGGCATCACGCTGTTGTTGCTGATCGCGGAGCGAACCATGCACATCGGGATCTTCGATCCGGAATTCAATGGGGACCCCGTCACCTACCAGCACTTTTTCTGGTTCTACAGCCACCCGGCTGTGTACATCATGATTTTGCCAGCATTCGGCATCATCAGTGAGTTGATCAGCGTTCATAGTCATAAGCACATCTTTGGGTACCGCTTCATCGCTTACTCCTCGATCGCGATCGCCTTGCTCGGCTTCTTGGTCTGGGGACACCACATGTTCACCGCGGGCATGAGCTCGCTGACGACCATCGTCTTCTCCGCGTTGACGTTCACCGTTTCGGTGCCGTCGGCGATCAAGGTGTTCAACTGGCTGGCGACGATGTACAAGGGCTCGATTAGTCTGACCACACCGATGTGCTACGCGATTTCATTCGTGTTCCTGTTCACCATCGGTGGTTTGACCGGATTGTTCCTGGGAACGTTGGCGACTGACCTGCACTTGCACGACACCTACTTTGTGGTTGCTCACTTTCACTATGTGATGGTCGGCGGAACGCTGATCGCCTTCTTGGGCGGTGTGTTCCACTGGTGGCCGAAGATGGTTGGCAAGCTTTACAACGAAACGCATGGACGAATCGCCGCATTGCTGGTCTTCTTGGGCTTCAACGGAACGTTCTTGCCACAGTTCGTGCTCGGTAGCCGCGGCATGCCTCGCCGCTATGCGACTTACGATCCGGAGTTTGCCACTCTGCACCAGCTCAGCACCTTCGGTGCATTGTTGTTGGGTGTTGGTCTGCTCTACGCGTTCATCGTGTTGATGGTGTCATTGGTGAAAGGCCGCCGCGCTCCCGCCAACCCATGGGGCGGTGTGACGTTGGAATGGCAATGCACCAGCCCGCCACCGTACTACAACTTCGAGCGACCACCGGTCGTTGGCGACCCTTACGATTTCCATAACCTGGAATGGGACGCTGAGAATGAGCGTTACGTGACGACCGAGCCGGAACGCAAATTGGCTCCTGAATCGACACCGGAAGAAGTTCCCGCTCACGCTGGCGGACAAAAGTAG